From Candidatus Woesearchaeota archaeon, a single genomic window includes:
- a CDS encoding sugar phosphate isomerase/epimerase, with translation MQFSNKGYYSAMDHIDNTEFFTSNQPTQLDEEGNPITPDEALNFTPKDIGLTTNPMQNTLESFKAQIKQGIGRIEFGFMGQGKGSAQNPTPESIGSDERRDVRELLKINDIKTSTHAAVHTNSLAGFTNKGFDNASRAHALKEINKAIQFAGEATRGGAIVFHMHEWQRPMTEINDSAGAKFKSYTEENEEAVLFAVDKRTGEPVSVISKNREVFRPVYETAGSTGRVGQKDAFGNVLKKDDWVDVRGNLIPKDASPELLFNRVPKFNKEKTNFEVEPVTWNKLVEETNRWNAENPDQPRRSPEEMFAIVDTENKVLQAKGASLFHAQGYESAKYERDQLLEEYELYKKLKQQVPEEDQWKIESHFVEKHKQGYFGMRSDESAESYYERRIKDNEDRMRHIHESSASADVQARQAQELINNIQSAKEYGLTKTADTISSAGIRAMEVYNKNKDKYELSEPLFVAPENWDSGFYGSHPDEMRRIVEESRKAMAQKLMDKKYSKKEAEELAKTHIKATLDVGHLNTLRDKFQGSQEEFNKWMIDQSEKLVKDGIVGHIHLSDNFGYDDEHLTPGQGNIPMKEFLKKMEERGMKDIILEVGSFNANSAYLDTLAFTNAPTYGLGAKQRFTQTRNAHFGYNAPGFFIAGAYSPSNEWKPWTDIPLE, from the coding sequence ATGCAATTTTCAAATAAAGGATACTACTCAGCTATGGATCACATAGATAACACTGAGTTCTTCACATCAAATCAACCAACACAATTAGATGAAGAAGGTAATCCCATAACGCCTGATGAAGCACTAAATTTTACGCCAAAAGACATAGGACTAACAACGAATCCTATGCAAAATACTTTAGAATCATTCAAAGCACAAATAAAACAAGGAATAGGACGTATAGAGTTCGGATTTATGGGGCAAGGAAAAGGAAGTGCTCAAAACCCAACACCAGAATCCATAGGTTCAGATGAAAGAAGAGACGTGCGAGAATTATTAAAAATAAATGATATAAAAACAAGTACGCATGCAGCAGTACACACAAATAGTTTAGCAGGATTTACAAACAAAGGATTTGATAACGCGTCAAGAGCTCATGCATTAAAAGAAATAAACAAAGCAATACAATTCGCAGGAGAAGCAACTCGTGGAGGAGCGATAGTATTTCACATGCATGAATGGCAAAGACCTATGACTGAAATAAATGATTCGGCAGGAGCAAAATTCAAAAGTTACACAGAAGAAAATGAAGAAGCAGTACTATTCGCAGTAGATAAAAGAACAGGGGAACCAGTATCAGTAATAAGTAAAAATAGAGAAGTATTTAGACCGGTATATGAAACAGCAGGAAGCACGGGACGCGTAGGACAAAAAGATGCTTTTGGAAATGTTTTGAAAAAAGATGATTGGGTAGATGTAAGAGGTAATTTAATACCGAAAGACGCATCACCAGAATTATTGTTTAATAGAGTTCCAAAATTTAACAAAGAAAAAACAAATTTCGAAGTAGAACCAGTAACATGGAACAAATTAGTAGAAGAAACAAATAGGTGGAACGCGGAAAATCCTGATCAACCAAGAAGATCACCAGAAGAAATGTTCGCGATAGTAGATACAGAAAATAAAGTATTACAAGCAAAAGGAGCATCATTATTTCACGCACAAGGATATGAAAGCGCGAAGTATGAAAGAGACCAATTACTAGAAGAATATGAATTATATAAAAAATTAAAACAACAAGTACCAGAAGAAGATCAATGGAAAATAGAAAGTCATTTCGTAGAAAAGCATAAACAAGGATATTTTGGTATGAGATCTGATGAATCAGCCGAATCATACTATGAAAGAAGAATAAAAGATAACGAAGATAGAATGAGACATATTCACGAATCATCAGCTTCAGCAGATGTTCAAGCAAGACAAGCACAAGAACTAATAAATAATATTCAATCAGCAAAAGAATACGGCCTGACTAAAACAGCAGATACAATATCGTCAGCAGGAATAAGAGCTATGGAAGTCTACAATAAAAACAAAGACAAATATGAATTATCAGAACCTTTATTTGTAGCTCCAGAAAACTGGGATTCAGGATTCTATGGGAGTCATCCTGACGAGATGAGAAGAATAGTTGAAGAATCAAGAAAAGCAATGGCACAAAAATTAATGGATAAAAAATATTCAAAAAAAGAAGCTGAAGAATTAGCAAAAACACACATAAAAGCAACACTAGACGTAGGTCACTTAAACACTTTAAGAGATAAATTTCAAGGCTCGCAAGAAGAATTTAACAAATGGATGATTGACCAATCAGAAAAACTCGTAAAAGACGGAATAGTAGGACACATACATTTAAGTGATAACTTTGGTTATGACGATGAACACTTAACACCAGGACAAGGAAATATACCTATGAAAGAATTCCTAAAAAAAATGGAAGAGCGAGGAATGAAAGACATAATACTAGAAGTAGGAAGCTTTAACGCTAATTCAGCGTACTTAGATACTTTAGCATTTACTAACGCACCAACATACGGATTAGGAGCAAAACAAAGATTTACACAAACAAGAAATGCGCACTTCGGATACAACGCACCAGGCTTCTTCATAGCGGGAGCATACTCACCAAGTAATGAATGGAAACCATGGACAGACATCCCGTTAGAATAA
- a CDS encoding valine--tRNA ligase — MEKPQNYDFAESENKWMTYWQEKKLYKYEENQAKQTFSIDTPPPYASADHLHVGHAMHYSQFEFVARYKRMKGFNVFFPMGFDDNGLPTERFVEKKHKINKSKTTRTDFVKLCLEETKLCGKTYNDLFNSLGFSIDWTLLYQTIGEKARKVSQKSFLDLYKKNKLYRKDAPVMWDTSMQTTLAQADLEDVEMTSHFNDIIFKVYGKDIIIATTRPELLPACVAIFYNPSDERYKELKGKFAKVPLFDFEVPILPDEKADPEKGSGLVMCCTFGDKTDIEWWQKHNLPLKIVITKDGKMNEQAKKYQGLKIKDARKQIIEDLKKENLLIKQKEIIHSVNVSERSGTEIEYIKTSQWYIRVLDAKQELIQQGKKVNWHPQHMRVRYEHWVENLGWDWCISRQRYFGVPFPVWYSKKTGEIILAEEDQLPIDPTTSKPKKLPEGHTEEDIIPEMDVMDTWMTSSVTPEINSGWGTKEERKNFLPMSLRPQAHDIIRTWAFYTLVKAYYHHNDVPWKDIMMSGHGQDPNGQKMSKSKGNFIVAQDIIAKYGADSLRYWAATVKLGEDLPYQEKDVVTGKKTVTKLWNASKFVFMNLENFKDYKKPISEFKLKIMDKWLLSKLMKTIKTSTEAFDKYEYSKSKHETDVFFWQSFCDNYLEFVKHRTYQNDSDLESKTTAQATLYYALLQQIKLFAPIMPFITEEIYQNYFKEQEKTESIHISNWPEINKELINEEAEKIGDLAITIIGEIRRHKSLNKLSLKAEIEQITILSTKEQKELIMLVVEDIKIVGKIKQMNFKEDTKLSITF, encoded by the coding sequence TTGGAAAAACCACAAAATTATGACTTCGCAGAATCAGAAAATAAATGGATGACTTATTGGCAAGAAAAAAAATTATATAAATACGAAGAAAATCAAGCAAAACAAACATTCTCAATAGATACTCCGCCACCATACGCTAGTGCTGATCACTTACACGTAGGACACGCCATGCATTATTCTCAATTCGAATTCGTAGCAAGATACAAAAGAATGAAAGGATTCAATGTATTTTTTCCAATGGGTTTCGATGACAACGGATTACCTACTGAACGATTCGTAGAAAAAAAACACAAAATAAACAAGTCAAAAACAACAAGAACTGACTTCGTAAAACTGTGTTTAGAAGAAACTAAACTATGTGGAAAAACATATAATGATTTATTTAACTCATTAGGATTCTCAATAGATTGGACATTACTATATCAAACAATAGGAGAAAAAGCAAGAAAAGTATCGCAAAAATCATTTCTAGACTTGTACAAAAAAAACAAACTATACAGAAAAGATGCTCCTGTAATGTGGGATACATCGATGCAAACAACATTAGCACAAGCAGACCTTGAAGACGTGGAAATGACTTCTCATTTCAATGACATAATATTCAAAGTATATGGAAAAGACATAATAATAGCAACAACAAGACCAGAATTATTACCTGCTTGCGTAGCAATATTTTACAATCCATCGGATGAAAGATACAAGGAATTAAAAGGAAAATTCGCAAAAGTGCCTTTATTTGATTTTGAAGTTCCAATACTGCCAGATGAAAAAGCAGATCCAGAAAAAGGGTCAGGACTAGTAATGTGTTGCACGTTCGGAGACAAAACAGACATAGAATGGTGGCAAAAACATAATTTGCCATTAAAAATAGTAATAACTAAAGATGGAAAAATGAACGAACAAGCAAAAAAATATCAAGGACTAAAAATTAAAGACGCAAGAAAACAAATCATAGAAGATCTAAAAAAAGAAAACTTACTAATAAAACAAAAAGAAATAATTCACTCAGTTAATGTATCAGAACGAAGCGGAACAGAAATAGAATACATAAAAACCTCGCAATGGTACATAAGAGTTCTAGATGCAAAACAAGAACTAATACAACAAGGAAAAAAAGTTAACTGGCACCCTCAACACATGCGTGTAAGATATGAACACTGGGTAGAAAACCTAGGCTGGGACTGGTGCATATCAAGACAAAGATATTTCGGAGTTCCATTCCCTGTGTGGTACTCAAAAAAAACAGGAGAAATAATATTGGCGGAAGAAGATCAACTACCTATAGATCCAACAACTAGCAAACCAAAAAAATTACCTGAAGGACACACAGAAGAAGATATAATACCTGAAATGGATGTTATGGATACGTGGATGACGTCCTCAGTAACTCCAGAAATAAACAGTGGGTGGGGGACAAAAGAAGAAAGAAAAAATTTTTTACCAATGAGTCTAAGACCACAAGCACATGACATAATAAGAACTTGGGCGTTCTACACGTTAGTAAAAGCATATTATCATCATAATGATGTGCCTTGGAAAGACATAATGATGAGTGGACACGGCCAAGACCCTAATGGTCAAAAAATGAGCAAAAGTAAAGGAAACTTCATAGTTGCTCAAGACATAATCGCTAAGTATGGCGCTGATTCTTTAAGATATTGGGCAGCAACAGTAAAATTAGGTGAAGATTTACCATATCAAGAAAAAGACGTAGTAACAGGAAAAAAAACAGTTACTAAGCTATGGAACGCATCAAAATTCGTATTTATGAATTTAGAAAACTTCAAAGACTATAAAAAACCAATAAGTGAGTTCAAATTAAAAATAATGGATAAATGGTTGTTATCAAAACTGATGAAAACCATAAAAACATCAACAGAAGCATTTGACAAATATGAATACTCAAAATCAAAACACGAAACAGATGTGTTTTTCTGGCAATCATTCTGCGATAATTACTTAGAATTCGTAAAACACAGAACTTATCAAAATGATTCAGACTTAGAATCAAAAACAACTGCGCAAGCAACTCTTTATTATGCATTATTACAACAAATAAAATTATTCGCACCTATAATGCCTTTTATAACTGAAGAGATATATCAAAATTATTTCAAAGAACAAGAAAAAACAGAAAGCATTCACATATCAAATTGGCCCGAAATTAATAAAGAATTAATAAATGAAGAAGCAGAAAAAATAGGGGATTTAGCAATAACAATAATAGGAGAAATAAGAAGACACAAATCATTAAATAAATTGTCTTTGAAAGCAGAAATAGAACAAATAACTATATTAAGCACCAAAGAACAAAAAGAATTAATAATGTTAGTGGTTGAAGATATAAAAATTGTTGGAAAAATCAAACAAATGAATTTCAAAGAAGATACTAAGTTATCAATAACATTCTAA